A window from Macaca fascicularis isolate 582-1 chromosome 20, T2T-MFA8v1.1 encodes these proteins:
- the LOC135968787 gene encoding cyclin-Y-like protein 1B, protein MLLASKVWRNRGLWSEDDSQNPQDVAVENMSKMEKCFLELLEFNIHVSASVYVKYYFDLRALANDHDMYFLFHFLHKDKARRLKAMSRPCEYKDLHQDAAAMKRAISMNFIGIRCPNAILS, encoded by the exons ATGCTTCTTGCCTCCAAGGTTTGGAGAAACCGTGGTCTGTGGAGTGAGGATGACAGCCAGAATCCCCAGGACGTTGCAGTTGAGAACAT GAGCAAGATGGAGAAGTGTTTTTTGGAGTTACTTGAGTTTAATATTCATGTGTCTGCCagtgtttatgtaaaatattacttTGACCTGCGTGCCTTGGCAAATGACCATgacatgtattttctatttcattttcttcacaaaGATAAAGCCCGGAGACTGAAG GCTATGTCACGGCCGTGTGAATACAAAGACTTGCATCAAGATGCCGCTGCTATGAAAAGGGCTATCAGCATGAATTTCATTGGTATTCGGTGCCCTAATGCCATCTTATCTTAA